The following proteins come from a genomic window of Megalobrama amblycephala isolate DHTTF-2021 linkage group LG1, ASM1881202v1, whole genome shotgun sequence:
- the LOC125250233 gene encoding olfactory receptor 2K2-like, with protein sequence MNKSTGLDLVFSSYESLGPRKYVLTIFIFLVYSVATLANIFIMLVIYLESSLHKPMYIFLFNLICSGLLGSSAVWPKVLSNLLTDWHTSSYEGCLLQVYLLSIYAACTYSTLTVMAYDRYVSICKPLQYHIIMNPSKIRMWLMLSNLVPVFSIAGQIYLTSRIPLCSRTLNKLFCDNLSIINISCGVGSLGILSNVYGLIIIVCLSVLPTFLILLSYVKIISVSLKVSKNSQSKALGTCLPHLIIFINYSIATVFSVIYNRLTVLMSSEMNVFISFQVTLLPPLLHPVIYGVRTKEIRKCTVKITQRLCASTNCYYTSKLKAPKIFAIS encoded by the coding sequence ATGAACAAGTCTACTGGTTTGGATCTGGTATTTTCATCATATGAGTCACTGGGTCCACGCAAATATGTattgactatttttattttcttagttTACTCAGTTGCAACCTTAGCAAACATATTTATAATGCTTGTTATCTACTTAGAATCAAGTCTCCATAAGccaatgtatatatttttgtttaacctGATATGCAGCGGACTGCTTGGAAGCAGTGCTGTTTGGCCAAAAGTTCTTTCAAATCTCCTAACTGATTGGCACACTAGTTCGTATGAGGGGTGTCTTCTCCAAGTCTATTTGCTTAGTATTTATGCTGCTTGCACTTACTCTACTTTGACAGTAATGGCCTATGATAGGTATGTATCCATTTGTAAGCCATTACAGTACCATATTATCATGAACCCCAGTAAAATTAGAATGTGGCTAATGTTAAGCAacttagttcctgttttctcaATAGCTGGTCAAATATATTTGACATCAAGAATTCCCTTATGCAGCCGTACTCTTAATAAGCTATTTTGTGATAATCTTTCAATCATTAACATATCATGTGGTGTGGGTAGTCTTGGCATTTTAAGCAATGTATATGGTTTAATTATAATAGTGTGTTTATCTGTGCTCCCTACATTCCTGATATTGCTGTCttatgttaaaataatttctgttaGTTTAAAAGTGTCAAAAAATAGTCAAAGCAAGGCACTTGGAACATGCCTTCCTCATTTGATAATCTTCATAAACTATTCCATTGCCACAGTTTTTTCTGTTATATATAACAGATTGACTGTGCTTATGTCTAGTGAGATGAATGTCTTTATATCATTCCAAGTAACACTTTTGCCACCACTTTTGCACCCAGTAATATATGGTGTTCGAACCAAAGAGATCAGAAAATGTACTGTTAAAATAACCCAGAGATTGTGTGCATCAACAAACTGTTATTATACTTCAAAACTAAAAGCACCTAAAATATTTGCAATTTCATGA
- the LOC125250242 gene encoding olfactory receptor 2K2-like, protein MNKSTGLDLVFSSYESLGPWKYVLTIFIFLVYSVATLANIFIMLVIYLESSLHKPMYIFLFNLICSGLLGSSAVWPKVLSNLLTDWHTSSYEGCLLQVYLLSIYAVCTYSTLTVMAYDRYVSICKPLQYHIIMNPSKIRMWLMLSNLVPVFSVAGQIYLTSRIPLCSRTLNKLFCDNLSIINISCGVGSLGILSNVYGLLIIVCLSVLPTFLIVLSYVKIISVSLKMSKNSQSKALGTCLPHLIIFINYSIATVFSVIYNRLTVLMSSEMNVFISFQVTLLPPLLHPVIYGVRTKEIRKCTVKITQRLCASTNCYYTSKLKGPKILAIS, encoded by the coding sequence ATGAACAAGTCTACTGGTTTGGATCTGGTATTTTCATCATATGAGTCACTGGGTCCATGGAAATATGTattgactatttttattttcttagttTACTCAGTTGCAACCTTagcaaatatatttataatgcttGTTATCTACTTAGAATCAAGTCTCCATAAGccaatgtatatatttttgtttaacctGATATGCAGTGGACTGCTCGGAAGCAGTGCTGTTTGGCCAAAAGTTCTTTCAAATCTCCTAACTGATTGGCACACTAGTTCGTATGAGGGGTGTCTTCTCCAAGTCTATTTGCTTAGTATTTATGCTGTTTGCACTTACTCTACTTTGACAGTAATGGCCTATGATAGGTATGTATCAATTTGTAAGCCTTTACAGTACCATATTATCATGAATCCCAGTAAAATTAGAATGTGGCTAATGTTAAGCAACTTGGTTCCTGTTTTCTCAGTAGCTGGTCAAATATATTTGACATCAAGAATTCCCTTATGCAGCCGTACTCTTAATAAGCTATTTTGTGATAATCTTTCAATCATCAACATATCATGTGGTGTGGGTAGTCTTGGCATTTTAAGCAATGTATATGGTTTACTTATAATAGTGTGTTTATCTGTGCTCCCTACATTCCTGATAGTGCTGTCttatgttaaaataatttctgttagtttaaaaatgtcaaaaaatagTCAAAGCAAGGCACTTGGAACATGCCTTCCTCATTTGATAATCTTCATAAACTATTCAATTGCCACAGTTTTTTCTGTTATATATAACAGATTGACTGTGCTTATGTCTAGTGAGATGAATGTCTTTATATCATTCCAAGTAACACTTTTGCCACCACTTTTGCACCCAGTAATATATGGTGTTCGAACCAAAGAGATCAGAAAATGTACTGTTAAAATAACCCAGAGATTGTGTGCATCAACAAACTGTTATTATACTTCAAAACTAAAAGGACCTAAAATATTGGCAATTTCATGA